One stretch of Streptomyces sp. NBC_01142 DNA includes these proteins:
- a CDS encoding cytochrome P450 has protein sequence MAETFDPWSPAFVADPYPAYAELRSRGRVHYYEPTRQWLVPRYADVSALLRDRRLGRTYLHRFTHEEFGRTAPPAAHEPFHTLNDNGMLDLEAPDHTRIRRLVSKAFTPRTVEALVPTVERLAAEMVAGVRDAGGGDLLAEVAEPLPVAVIAEMLGIPAADRALLRPWSADICGMFELNPSEETAARAVRASLEFSAYLRELIARRRTAPGEDLISALIAAHDEGDRLSEQEMISTCVLLLNAGHEATVNTTANGWWTLFRHPEQLAALRADPTLLSTAVEELMRYDTPLQMFERWVLDDIEIDGTVIPRGSELALLFGSANRDPAKFDHPDTLDLSRPDNPHVTFGAGIHYCLGAPLARIELAASFGELLREAPTMKLAAEPVWKPGYVIRGVQELLVQL, from the coding sequence GGCTCGTCCCGCGGTACGCCGATGTCTCCGCGCTGCTGCGCGACCGGCGGCTGGGCCGGACGTATCTGCACCGTTTCACGCACGAGGAGTTCGGGCGTACGGCCCCGCCCGCCGCGCACGAGCCGTTCCACACGCTCAACGACAACGGGATGCTCGATCTGGAGGCCCCCGACCACACCCGCATCCGGCGGCTCGTGTCGAAGGCCTTCACTCCGCGGACCGTCGAGGCGCTGGTACCCACCGTGGAGCGGCTCGCCGCCGAGATGGTCGCCGGGGTCCGGGACGCCGGCGGGGGTGATCTGCTCGCCGAGGTCGCCGAGCCGCTGCCCGTCGCCGTCATCGCCGAGATGCTCGGCATCCCGGCCGCCGACCGCGCACTGCTCCGTCCCTGGTCGGCGGACATCTGCGGGATGTTCGAGCTGAACCCTTCCGAGGAGACGGCGGCCCGCGCCGTGCGGGCATCGCTGGAATTCAGCGCGTATCTGAGGGAGCTGATAGCCCGGCGGCGCACCGCGCCAGGCGAGGACCTGATCTCCGCGCTCATCGCCGCGCACGACGAGGGCGACCGGCTCAGCGAGCAGGAGATGATCTCCACCTGTGTGCTGCTGCTGAACGCCGGTCACGAGGCGACGGTCAACACCACCGCGAACGGCTGGTGGACCCTCTTCCGCCACCCCGAGCAGCTTGCCGCCCTCCGTGCCGATCCCACCCTTCTGTCCACAGCTGTGGAAGAACTGATGCGCTACGACACCCCGCTCCAGATGTTCGAGCGCTGGGTTCTCGACGACATCGAGATCGACGGAACGGTCATCCCGCGCGGCTCCGAGCTCGCTCTGCTCTTCGGCTCGGCCAACCGGGACCCGGCGAAGTTCGACCACCCGGACACCCTCGACCTCTCCCGCCCCGACAATCCTCATGTCACCTTCGGCGCGGGCATCCACTACTGCCTCGGCGCCCCACTCGCCCGCATCGAGCTGGCCGCGTCCTTCGGTGAGCTGCTCCGCGAGGCCCCGACGATGAAGCTCGCGGCGGAGCCCGTGTGGAAGCCGGGCTATGTCATCCGCGGCGTCCAGGAGCTCCTCGTACAGCTGTAG
- a CDS encoding diacylglycerol kinase, giving the protein MSAHDQLLVVIDPVARRSDGESVRIAKDVLCGGAEAKICLPEGPEEFARALARRGSRRPVVVGDDRALLRAVALLHRDRWLGDGALGLVPVGASVELAHSLGVPEGPVAAARAVLDGAVRRLDLLVDESDGVVLGDLSIPAARGPARGATTSVTGVWVWDTCRSLVRTLVRPAAPPAQVVRTHRLRVEADGVLLTDLDRVVEAVTVRAGDGRAEVTVRHGADTEPVKARALTVTVSGADFRYRADALITGPVRTRTWTLRPEAWGLTLPAVAGAEAAAAGAGS; this is encoded by the coding sequence GTGTCGGCTCACGACCAGCTACTGGTGGTCATCGACCCGGTCGCCCGCCGAAGTGACGGCGAGTCCGTGCGAATCGCGAAGGATGTGCTGTGTGGCGGGGCGGAGGCGAAAATCTGCCTCCCCGAGGGACCGGAGGAGTTTGCGCGGGCGCTCGCCCGCAGAGGCAGTCGGCGGCCCGTGGTGGTCGGCGACGACCGGGCTCTGCTGCGGGCGGTGGCACTGCTGCACCGGGACCGGTGGCTGGGCGACGGGGCGCTGGGGCTGGTCCCGGTAGGGGCGTCGGTGGAGCTGGCGCACTCGCTCGGCGTGCCGGAAGGGCCGGTGGCGGCGGCGCGTGCGGTGCTGGACGGGGCCGTACGCCGTCTTGACCTGCTGGTGGACGAGAGCGACGGAGTGGTGCTCGGCGACCTGAGCATCCCGGCGGCACGGGGACCGGCGCGGGGAGCGACCACTTCCGTCACGGGCGTCTGGGTGTGGGACACCTGCCGCTCCCTGGTCCGCACCCTGGTGCGGCCGGCGGCGCCGCCCGCCCAGGTCGTGCGTACGCACCGGCTGCGGGTCGAGGCGGACGGCGTGCTCCTGACCGACCTCGACAGGGTGGTGGAGGCGGTCACGGTTCGCGCGGGCGACGGGCGCGCGGAGGTGACGGTCCGCCACGGCGCGGACACGGAGCCGGTGAAGGCGCGTGCGCTGACGGTGACGGTGTCGGGAGCGGACTTCCGATACCGGGCGGATGCGCTGATCACGGGGCCGGTACGGACCCGGACGTGGACGTTGCGGCCGGAGGCGTGGGGTTTGACGCTGCCGGCGGTGGCGGGTGCGGAGGCGGCGGCTGCCGGGGCGGGGAGTTAG
- a CDS encoding adenylosuccinate synthase — protein MPALVLLGAQWGDEGKGKATDLLGGSVDYVVRYQGGNNAGHTVVVGDQKYALHLLPSGILSPGCTPVIGNGVVVDPAVLLSELSGLNDRGVDTSKLLISGNAHLITPYNVTVDKVTERFLGKRKIGTTGRGIGPTYADKINRVGIRVQDLYDESILEQKVEAALESKNQLLAKVYNRRAIEADKIVEEMLQYAEQLKPYVADTTLILNNAIDEGKVVLFEGGQGTLLDVDHGTYPFVTSSNPTAGGACTGAGVGPTKISRVIGILKAYTTRVGAGPFPTELFDADGEALRRIGHERGVTTGRDRRCGWFDAVIARYATRVNGLTDFFLTKLDVLTGWEQIPVCVAYEIDGKRVEELPYSQSDFHHAKPIYEMLPGWSEDITKAKTFADLPKNAQDYVKALEEMSGAPISAIGVGPGRTETIEINSFI, from the coding sequence GTGCCCGCACTTGTGCTGCTCGGTGCTCAGTGGGGTGACGAAGGCAAGGGAAAGGCCACCGACCTGCTCGGTGGATCCGTGGATTATGTTGTGCGCTATCAGGGCGGTAACAACGCCGGCCACACGGTTGTCGTCGGCGACCAGAAGTATGCGCTGCATCTCCTCCCTTCCGGAATCCTCTCGCCCGGATGTACTCCGGTCATCGGCAACGGCGTCGTTGTGGATCCGGCGGTTCTGCTCTCCGAGCTGAGCGGGCTGAACGACCGCGGCGTCGACACGTCCAAGCTGCTGATCAGCGGAAACGCTCACCTGATCACTCCGTACAACGTCACCGTCGACAAGGTGACGGAACGGTTCCTCGGGAAGCGGAAGATCGGCACGACCGGCCGTGGCATCGGCCCGACGTACGCGGACAAGATCAACCGCGTCGGCATTCGCGTCCAGGACCTCTACGACGAGTCGATCCTGGAGCAGAAGGTCGAGGCGGCGCTGGAGTCCAAGAACCAGCTGCTCGCCAAGGTCTACAACCGGCGCGCGATCGAGGCCGACAAGATCGTCGAGGAGATGCTCCAGTACGCGGAGCAGCTCAAGCCGTACGTCGCCGACACCACGCTGATCCTGAACAACGCCATCGACGAGGGCAAGGTCGTCCTCTTCGAGGGCGGCCAGGGCACGCTGCTCGACGTCGACCACGGCACGTATCCCTTCGTGACCTCGTCGAACCCGACCGCGGGCGGCGCCTGCACGGGTGCGGGCGTGGGCCCGACGAAGATCAGCCGGGTCATCGGCATCCTCAAGGCCTACACCACGCGTGTCGGCGCGGGCCCGTTCCCCACGGAGCTCTTCGACGCGGACGGCGAGGCACTGCGCCGCATCGGCCACGAGCGGGGCGTGACCACCGGCCGTGACCGCCGCTGCGGCTGGTTCGACGCGGTCATCGCGCGGTACGCGACCCGGGTCAACGGCCTCACGGACTTCTTCCTCACCAAGCTCGACGTGCTGACCGGCTGGGAGCAGATCCCGGTGTGTGTCGCGTACGAGATCGACGGCAAGCGCGTCGAGGAGCTCCCGTACAGCCAGTCCGACTTCCACCACGCGAAGCCCATCTACGAGATGCTGCCGGGCTGGTCGGAGGACATCACCAAGGCGAAGACCTTCGCGGACCTGCCGAAGAACGCGCAGGACTACGTGAAGGCGCTGGAGGAGATGTCGGGCGCGCCGATCTCGGCGATCGGCGTCGGCCCCGGCCGTACCGAGACGATCGAGATCAACTCGTTCATCTGA
- a CDS encoding substrate-binding domain-containing protein: MEWLSAENVVAVLTAVLGILASAGVLWYERRVPRRKRIGYRVQMDTPIGSNVRSGRPNIRLGLFNETPDMSDATLVLLRIENDGSQSIADNDYTGRELHGLTAEFTDRTIRAIAVTQPPGADHLMDHFAPAAGMRHTGSTIYLPRVPLNRGQHFKLLVLLTGAGVGSEVTVTGGIRDGEVMPNRSTTPDDKPPQFSRPARLITVLLTACVVTLASIIVVREDAPPPIGCAKGALTVTGSTAFAPVVQELAKKYENDCEGATVTVDAHGSTAGIRALADTGARAKKGSPALIALSDGPKPDGYPQLRDTRVAVSVFALVVNDRVPLRNLSIADIQKLYRGEISNWKDLGGPDLRVHLVSRDANSGTREVFQRRVLERNEPANSSRDCERKDDPEATVVRCELDSTEQVLTTVARLPGAIGYSELRAGTGLKGLHRLDIAGDAPSVDDIGKSAYPYREIEYAYTFGQPPADSLASSFLGYLSRGSGQDVIRTHGHLPCATPKGLRICGED; encoded by the coding sequence GTGGAGTGGCTCAGCGCCGAGAACGTCGTTGCCGTGCTCACCGCCGTGCTCGGCATCCTGGCCTCCGCCGGCGTGCTCTGGTACGAGCGCCGGGTACCGCGCCGCAAACGCATCGGCTACCGCGTACAGATGGACACCCCCATCGGCAGCAACGTCCGCAGTGGGCGGCCGAACATCCGGCTCGGGCTGTTCAACGAGACCCCGGACATGTCCGACGCCACCCTCGTACTGCTGCGCATCGAGAACGACGGCTCGCAGAGCATCGCGGACAACGACTACACCGGCCGCGAACTGCACGGCCTGACCGCCGAGTTCACCGACCGCACCATCCGGGCCATCGCCGTCACCCAGCCGCCCGGCGCCGACCACCTGATGGACCACTTCGCCCCGGCCGCGGGCATGCGGCACACCGGCAGCACGATCTATCTGCCGCGCGTCCCGCTCAACCGCGGCCAGCACTTCAAACTGCTGGTGCTGCTCACCGGCGCGGGAGTGGGCAGCGAGGTCACCGTCACCGGCGGCATCCGCGACGGCGAGGTGATGCCCAACCGGAGCACGACGCCCGACGACAAGCCCCCGCAGTTCAGCAGACCCGCCCGGCTGATCACCGTGCTGCTCACCGCCTGTGTGGTCACGCTCGCGTCCATCATCGTCGTACGGGAGGACGCTCCGCCGCCCATCGGCTGCGCGAAGGGCGCGCTGACCGTGACCGGATCCACCGCCTTCGCCCCGGTGGTGCAGGAGCTGGCGAAGAAGTACGAGAACGACTGCGAAGGGGCCACGGTCACCGTGGACGCCCATGGCAGCACGGCGGGGATACGGGCACTGGCCGACACGGGCGCCCGTGCCAAGAAGGGCTCCCCGGCGCTGATCGCCCTCTCCGACGGTCCCAAGCCGGACGGCTATCCGCAGCTGCGGGACACCCGCGTCGCCGTCTCCGTGTTCGCCCTCGTCGTCAATGACCGTGTGCCGCTGCGGAACCTGTCGATCGCCGACATCCAGAAGCTCTACCGGGGAGAGATCAGCAACTGGAAGGACCTCGGCGGCCCCGACCTTCGCGTCCACCTGGTCAGCAGGGACGCCAACTCCGGCACCCGCGAGGTGTTCCAGCGCCGCGTACTGGAGCGGAACGAGCCGGCCAACTCCTCCCGCGACTGCGAGCGCAAGGACGATCCGGAGGCGACGGTCGTACGCTGCGAACTCGACAGCACGGAACAGGTGCTGACGACCGTGGCCCGGCTGCCGGGCGCGATCGGCTACAGCGAGCTGCGGGCCGGGACCGGCCTGAAGGGGCTGCACCGGCTCGACATCGCGGGAGACGCCCCGTCCGTCGACGACATCGGCAAGAGCGCGTACCCGTACCGGGAGATCGAGTACGCCTACACCTTCGGCCAGCCGCCCGCCGACTCACTCGCCTCCAGCTTCCTCGGCTACCTGAGCCGGGGCAGCGGGCAGGACGTCATCCGCACCCATGGCCATCTGCCGTGCGCGACCCCGAAGGGACTGCGCATCTGCGGCGAGGACTGA
- a CDS encoding cytochrome P450, which produces MTITGTPVPGPAGLPLLGSMFELKRDSLGTFLNAQREHGDVVRITAGPPGLRAELYAVFSAEGAQQVLATESANFRKDNSFYQEVRESFGNGLLTSQDADYLRQRRLVQPLFTRRRVDGYADSITAETSAMLSTWRSAPDATVDVATETTRLTLRAVARILFGTDVEAAVDVVERCFPIIGEYTLTRGYSPANFPRSWPTPANRRAAAATDELYAVCDGIIEKRRAHRGSATGDDLLTLLSQAESAEDGSLDASEIRDQVLIFLLAGHETTATSLAFALHLLARHPKEQEQARDEVVRVLSGRRPEAADLDALPYLTKVLKEAMRLYPAGPVVGRRAVAAAEVGGHTIPAGADVIVAPWVTHRHPRYWDDPERFDPERFTPEREKERPRYAWFPFGGGPRACIGQHFSMLESVLALAMILQEYELAAVDVEVPVDTGITLRAAGPARCVLRPVTAR; this is translated from the coding sequence ATGACGATCACTGGCACACCGGTACCCGGTCCGGCGGGGCTGCCGTTGCTGGGCTCGATGTTCGAGCTCAAGCGGGACTCGCTCGGCACCTTCCTCAACGCACAGCGCGAACACGGAGACGTCGTCAGGATCACCGCGGGCCCTCCCGGACTGCGGGCCGAGCTGTACGCGGTGTTCTCCGCCGAGGGCGCCCAGCAGGTACTGGCCACGGAATCGGCCAACTTCCGCAAGGACAACTCCTTCTACCAGGAGGTCCGGGAGTCGTTCGGCAACGGTCTGCTGACCAGCCAGGACGCCGACTACCTCCGGCAGCGGCGGCTCGTGCAGCCGCTGTTCACGCGCCGCCGGGTCGACGGCTACGCCGACTCCATCACCGCCGAGACCTCGGCCATGCTCTCCACCTGGCGCAGCGCCCCGGACGCCACCGTGGACGTGGCCACCGAGACGACCCGGCTCACTCTGCGTGCGGTCGCCCGCATCCTGTTCGGCACGGACGTCGAGGCGGCGGTCGACGTCGTGGAGCGGTGCTTCCCGATCATCGGGGAGTACACGCTCACCCGCGGCTACTCCCCCGCCAACTTCCCGCGCAGCTGGCCCACTCCCGCCAACCGGCGGGCCGCCGCCGCGACGGACGAGCTGTACGCGGTGTGCGACGGGATCATCGAGAAGCGCCGCGCCCACCGCGGCTCCGCGACCGGCGACGACCTGCTCACGCTCCTCAGCCAGGCCGAGAGCGCGGAGGACGGGAGCCTCGACGCGTCCGAGATCCGCGACCAGGTACTGATCTTCCTGCTCGCCGGGCACGAGACCACGGCGACCTCGCTCGCGTTCGCGCTGCATCTGCTGGCCCGCCATCCGAAGGAGCAGGAGCAGGCGCGGGACGAGGTCGTCCGCGTACTGTCCGGGCGGCGGCCCGAGGCCGCCGATCTCGACGCACTCCCGTATCTGACGAAGGTCCTCAAGGAGGCCATGCGGCTCTACCCGGCGGGGCCGGTCGTCGGACGCCGGGCCGTCGCCGCTGCCGAGGTCGGGGGGCACACGATCCCGGCCGGTGCGGATGTGATCGTGGCGCCGTGGGTGACGCACCGCCATCCCCGGTACTGGGACGACCCGGAACGGTTCGACCCGGAGCGGTTCACGCCGGAGCGCGAGAAGGAACGCCCCCGGTATGCCTGGTTCCCGTTCGGGGGCGGGCCACGGGCCTGTATCGGTCAGCACTTCTCGATGCTGGAGTCGGTGCTGGCGCTCGCGATGATCCTGCAGGAGTACGAGCTCGCGGCCGTCGATGTCGAGGTCCCGGTGGACACGGGCATCACCCTGCGGGCGGCTGGTCCGGCGAGGTGTGTGCTGCGCCCCGTCACCGCCCGCTGA
- a CDS encoding DUF397 domain-containing protein has protein sequence MSDTLRWFKSSYSDSGGADCIEVAFDWRKSSYSSDCTGNCVEVAACPHSVHIRDSKVTDGPTFAVAPTTWTNFLDWAS, from the coding sequence ATGAGCGACACCCTGCGGTGGTTCAAGTCCAGCTACAGCGACAGCGGCGGTGCCGACTGCATCGAGGTCGCCTTCGACTGGCGCAAGTCCTCGTACAGCAGCGACTGCACCGGCAACTGCGTCGAGGTCGCCGCCTGCCCCCACAGCGTCCACATCCGCGACTCCAAGGTCACCGACGGCCCCACCTTCGCCGTCGCCCCCACCACCTGGACGAACTTCCTCGACTGGGCGAGCTGA
- a CDS encoding helix-turn-helix transcriptional regulator produces MARAENKETAGSATRLVANIARKMRVRKGWTQEQLGSELGFSGAAVSAMETCAQPASDEMLIKLERVLGDGLGIFEQAREYVRLDKLPAQFKDYAMLEQRALTLCSYITLVVDGLFQTVEYARALIGGGYPPLSDHRVEELVEARMARKALFDRDPPALIELVLEESALHRTVGSQEIMRSQLLQLAECAQRRNVTVQVVPLDRGRRGEHAGMRGEMKLLETPEHDHLIYMEPQDESLLISDPAKVSTYTQRYAKIRSQALCPDESLGLIERLAGDQQ; encoded by the coding sequence ATGGCACGAGCGGAGAACAAGGAAACGGCGGGTTCAGCGACGCGGTTGGTGGCGAATATTGCCCGCAAGATGCGTGTACGGAAGGGATGGACTCAGGAGCAATTGGGCAGCGAGCTCGGCTTCTCGGGCGCGGCGGTGAGCGCAATGGAGACGTGTGCGCAGCCTGCGAGCGACGAGATGCTGATCAAGCTGGAGCGGGTGTTGGGGGACGGTCTGGGGATCTTCGAGCAGGCGAGGGAGTACGTACGCCTGGACAAGCTCCCGGCTCAGTTCAAGGACTATGCAATGCTGGAGCAGCGAGCCCTGACACTGTGCTCGTACATCACGCTGGTCGTTGACGGCCTGTTCCAGACCGTGGAGTACGCCCGCGCACTGATCGGCGGCGGGTATCCCCCACTCTCGGACCATCGAGTGGAAGAGCTGGTCGAGGCGCGGATGGCCCGCAAGGCGCTCTTCGACCGCGACCCGCCCGCGCTGATCGAATTGGTGCTCGAAGAGTCTGCCCTGCATCGCACCGTCGGTAGCCAGGAGATCATGCGCAGCCAGCTGCTCCAGCTTGCCGAGTGCGCCCAGCGGCGCAATGTCACAGTCCAGGTAGTACCTCTGGACCGTGGGCGTCGGGGCGAACATGCAGGTATGCGAGGTGAGATGAAGCTGCTGGAGACTCCCGAGCATGACCACCTGATCTACATGGAGCCCCAGGACGAAAGCCTGCTGATCAGCGATCCTGCAAAGGTGAGTACCTACACCCAGCGGTATGCGAAGATCCGTTCACAGGCCCTGTGCCCGGACGAATCGCTGGGCCTCATCGAGCGGTTGGCAGGAGACCAGCAATGA
- a CDS encoding serine/threonine-protein kinase produces the protein MEQLAPGDPQHIGAYRLLARLGAGGMGQVYLARSDRGRTVAVKLVRGELAEQEEFRSRFRQEVRAALRVGGEWTAPVLDADTEAPVPWVATGYVAGPSLHSVVSGDHGPLPERSVRILASGLAHALENIHGADLIHRDLKPSNILVTIDGPRVIDFGIARALETVTDGGLTRTGALIGSPGFMAPEQVRGDRVTAACDVFCLGAVLAYAATGRFPFGSADSGVHALMFRIAQEEPDLAGLPEGLLGLVRDCLNKDPEARPSLAQILERTTSDADGEPWLPGALIAQLGRHAVQLLEVEQPADTPPAPPAHPAPPAPPAPVAPQGEHALPTMISAPSPPPPMPAPPAPAPAPAPPPPPPPAYGYPQQQPPPYGYPQQQPYPHQPHQPHQAFPTYAPEPPRRGNRGATAALIAVALVVAVVAGGSVYAFMGKDGKKTAQPEDPKPQSTNSAPTTPGTKTPSATPGATPATTPAAGGVPAEYVGTWQGSFETADGTNTRVMTITQGGTGETVMTLTGTGSNYDCRWSATLRASGPPLELGPTQVTFGDPKTCSPGQWSRLNMPNDTTIVRELVGSSGEPITYTKTS, from the coding sequence ATGGAGCAGCTGGCACCAGGGGATCCGCAGCACATCGGCGCCTACCGGCTGCTGGCCCGCCTCGGCGCGGGCGGCATGGGCCAGGTCTACCTCGCCCGCTCCGACCGCGGCCGCACTGTCGCCGTCAAGCTCGTGCGCGGTGAACTCGCCGAACAGGAGGAGTTCCGCAGCCGCTTCCGCCAGGAGGTCCGGGCGGCGCTGCGCGTCGGCGGCGAGTGGACCGCGCCCGTCCTGGACGCCGACACCGAGGCCCCCGTCCCCTGGGTCGCCACCGGCTATGTCGCGGGCCCCTCGCTCCACAGCGTCGTCTCCGGCGACCACGGCCCCCTTCCCGAGCGCAGCGTCCGCATCCTGGCCTCCGGCCTCGCGCACGCGCTGGAGAACATCCACGGCGCCGACCTCATCCACCGTGACCTCAAGCCCTCCAACATCCTGGTCACGATCGACGGCCCGCGCGTCATCGACTTCGGCATAGCGCGCGCCCTGGAAACGGTCACCGACGGTGGCCTCACCCGCACCGGCGCGCTCATCGGCTCCCCCGGCTTCATGGCCCCCGAGCAGGTGCGCGGCGACCGCGTCACCGCCGCCTGCGACGTCTTCTGCCTCGGCGCCGTCCTGGCGTACGCGGCGACGGGCCGGTTCCCCTTCGGCTCGGCCGACAGCGGCGTCCACGCGCTGATGTTCCGTATCGCGCAGGAGGAACCGGACCTGGCGGGCCTCCCCGAGGGCCTGCTCGGTCTCGTACGCGACTGTCTGAACAAGGACCCCGAGGCCCGCCCGTCGCTCGCGCAGATCCTGGAGCGTACGACCTCCGACGCGGACGGGGAGCCCTGGCTGCCGGGCGCGCTGATCGCCCAGCTCGGCCGCCACGCGGTGCAGTTGCTGGAGGTGGAACAGCCTGCGGACACACCGCCGGCGCCTCCGGCACATCCGGCACCGCCCGCACCGCCCGCACCCGTCGCACCGCAGGGCGAGCACGCGCTGCCGACGATGATCTCGGCTCCCTCGCCCCCGCCGCCGATGCCCGCTCCCCCGGCCCCTGCCCCGGCCCCGGCCCCGCCCCCGCCCCCGCCCCCGGCATACGGCTACCCGCAGCAGCAGCCCCCGCCGTACGGCTACCCGCAGCAGCAGCCGTACCCCCACCAGCCCCACCAACCGCACCAGGCCTTCCCGACGTACGCCCCCGAACCCCCACGCCGCGGCAACCGCGGAGCAACCGCCGCCCTGATCGCGGTGGCCCTGGTCGTCGCGGTCGTCGCGGGCGGCTCGGTCTACGCCTTCATGGGCAAGGACGGCAAGAAGACCGCCCAGCCGGAGGACCCCAAGCCGCAGTCGACGAACTCGGCCCCGACAACCCCTGGCACAAAAACCCCGTCCGCCACGCCCGGGGCCACGCCCGCGACGACCCCCGCGGCCGGGGGCGTCCCGGCGGAGTACGTCGGCACCTGGCAGGGCTCCTTCGAGACCGCCGACGGCACCAACACCCGCGTCATGACGATCACCCAGGGCGGGACGGGCGAGACCGTCATGACGCTGACCGGAACGGGCTCGAACTACGACTGCCGCTGGTCGGCCACCCTCCGCGCCTCGGGCCCCCCGCTCGAACTCGGCCCCACCCAGGTCACCTTCGGCGACCCGAAGACCTGCTCCCCCGGCCAGTGGAGCCGCCTGAACATGCCGAACGACACCACGATCGTGCGCGAACTGGTCGGCTCGAGCGGCGAACCCATCACGTACACGAAGACGAGCTGA
- a CDS encoding VOC family protein: MAVKPVPEGYTSVTPWIISQDTAGVIDFLKAAFGAVELHRVTGGDGRIGHAEVRIGDAVVMMFDASSADWPPTPAFLRLYVEDADAVHRRAVEAGGTSVTEVTHLFFGDRVGRVRDPFGNLYWIQTHIEDVSEEEMERRLGDPVFTEAMDYVTGADFFPGSPGSPR, encoded by the coding sequence ATGGCCGTCAAGCCGGTTCCCGAGGGCTACACCAGCGTCACGCCGTGGATCATTTCGCAGGACACGGCAGGCGTCATCGACTTTCTGAAGGCCGCCTTCGGGGCGGTGGAGCTGCACCGGGTGACCGGCGGGGACGGGCGGATCGGACACGCGGAGGTACGGATCGGGGACGCGGTGGTCATGATGTTCGACGCGTCGAGCGCCGACTGGCCGCCGACGCCCGCGTTCCTCCGGCTGTACGTGGAGGACGCGGACGCCGTCCACCGGCGGGCGGTGGAGGCCGGCGGCACATCGGTGACCGAGGTGACGCATCTCTTCTTCGGGGACCGGGTGGGGCGCGTGCGCGACCCCTTCGGCAACCTCTACTGGATCCAGACGCACATCGAGGATGTGAGCGAGGAGGAGATGGAACGCCGCCTCGGCGACCCGGTGTTCACCGAGGCGATGGACTACGTCACGGGCGCGGACTTCTTCCCGGGGTCTCCGGGCTCTCCTCGCTGA